The DNA sequence TTAATATAAAAATCCCTGTAAATTATTATCTGACTGTGCCGCCCTATACAGACCCCGGAACATACAGGGTAACTGTCACCTACAGGGCCCTTTAAAGATTAAAAATAATAAAGGATGGATTTACCATCCTCTATCCTGCATTCTGCCCTCTTCAGGGATTTCGCTGATTTCCAGCCCCCTCATTGCTGTTCCAAGTCCCCTTGAAACCTCTGCTATAACCTCAGGGTCATCATAGTGAGCTGTGGCCTCAACTATGGCTCGGGCATACCCCTCAGGGTTGTCTGATTTGAATATACCTGAACCAACAAAGACACCGTCGGCTCCAAGCTGCATCATGAGGGCCGCATCTGCAGGTGTTGCAACCCCCCCGGCTGCAAAGTTAACCACAGGAAGCTTTCCAAGTTTCGCTGTTTCCCTGACAAGTTCAAGGGGGGCCTCAATCTTTCTTGAAACCTCCCAGAGCTCCTCTTCCTCCTTGTTCTGGATCTCCCTGATCTCACTCATCATTATCCTCATGTGCCTAACTGCCTCAACGATGTTGCCTGTTCCTGGTTCCCCCTTGGTCCTTATCATGGCGGCCCCCTCATCTATCCTTCTGAGGGCCTCTCCAAGGTTCCTTGCACCGCAGACAAATGGTACAGTGAATTTCTTCTTGTCTATGTGGAACCTCTCATCAGCAGGTGTCAGGACCTCACTCTC is a window from the Methanothermobacter thermautotrophicus str. Delta H genome containing:
- the pdxS gene encoding pyridoxal 5'-phosphate synthase lyase subunit PdxS, whose translation is MLHGTEVLKKGFAKMTKGGVIMDVVNAEQAAIAEDSGAVAVMALEKVPADIRASGGVARMADPNKVQEIMDAVSIPVMAKVRIGHFVEAQVLEALGVDMIDESEVLTPADERFHIDKKKFTVPFVCGARNLGEALRRIDEGAAMIRTKGEPGTGNIVEAVRHMRIMMSEIREIQNKEEEELWEVSRKIEAPLELVRETAKLGKLPVVNFAAGGVATPADAALMMQLGADGVFVGSGIFKSDNPEGYARAIVEATAHYDDPEVIAEVSRGLGTAMRGLEISEIPEEGRMQDRGW